Part of the Labrenzia sp. PHM005 genome is shown below.
TCCCAAAGAATTCCGGGCGCCACCGCGGCCGAAAAAAGACGCCCAGACTGACCCGATGAATTGGGGTCTGTTGATCGCCGCCACCATCTGCCTTGGTTTTGTGATCACCAATTCCCTGTTTCTATCGGCGATGCCGCTGTATTTTGTTCAGGAAACCGGACTGCCGGGTTCAACACCGGGTTTCGCCTTGTCGGTCAAGTGCCTTGTCGAAGTGTTCGTAATTTTCGGCTCCGTCCGATTGGCAGAACGGGTGGGGGTTCGTCCGGTGCTGTTTCTCGCCGCAGTTCTGGCCGTCATCAGCATGGTCTTGTTCTCCCACGCCACCACCTTGTGGCAGGTGCTCTCAATCGCCGTTTTGGAAGGAACCTATTATGGCCTGTTCGCGGGACTTTCGATCACCTTTGTGCAGAGCTTTGCGCCGGACCGGCCGGGCCGGGCAACAGCCGTCTACATGAACAGCTTGTTTTTTGGCGGGTTTATCGGCAGCGTTTCGATGGGTTTCATCGCAAGCGCCACCAATTTCAAAGTGGTCTTATATGTTGCCGCTGCCGCATCGCTTGTTTCCATGATCGTTCTTCTGGCAACAGCGCGGGTCCAGCCGAAAACTATCGAAGAGCGGGCCTGAGG
Proteins encoded:
- a CDS encoding MFS transporter, encoding MFKFKPLPRQAALIFALLLTNSICISALVPMMGFFIVEGLGQAPWQIGLYSGLVLPLTLVANRWCGERLDHGVAIRKLLLISVCSFLALTAVLIQTASFYVLLAIAPLMSLANMGSGTIFTFGRLYAEKHGLDIGKLNSWLRMAVSLAWMIGPAAAFSLSATFGFTTAFAISFVLGVCYLILWHVVVPKEFRAPPRPKKDAQTDPMNWGLLIAATICLGFVITNSLFLSAMPLYFVQETGLPGSTPGFALSVKCLVEVFVIFGSVRLAERVGVRPVLFLAAVLAVISMVLFSHATTLWQVLSIAVLEGTYYGLFAGLSITFVQSFAPDRPGRATAVYMNSLFFGGFIGSVSMGFIASATNFKVVLYVAAAASLVSMIVLLATARVQPKTIEERA